One Mya arenaria isolate MELC-2E11 chromosome 5, ASM2691426v1 genomic window carries:
- the LOC128233802 gene encoding uncharacterized protein LOC128233802, producing MLLLYLLQIAVTLSTPVRNDRIILDGCPGSCWQGYDLLVQQCCSPWPTGMCHNMPWDIVTELCSGISTTPTQVPAAIHASVIKTTATSLPRNCSGSDAASCGFTSFLICSTRGKYFTNICEFAKAACHDPTIRPMQC from the exons ATGCTTCTTTTATATC TATTACAGATCGCCGTAACCCTTTCGACGCCTGTTCGCAATGATCGTATTATATTAG ATGGATGCCCCGGCAGCTGTTGGCAAGGATACGACCTCCTGGTGCAGCAATGCTGTAGCCCATGGCCCACTGGCATGTGTCATAATATGCCTTGGGATATCGTTACAGAACTTTGTTCAG GCATTTCAACTACACCCACACAAGTCCCGGCAGCAATTCATGCATCCGTTATCAAGACAACGGCAACATCCCTCCCACGTAACTGTTCCGGAAGTGACGCAGCCTCCTGTGGATTCACTTCTTTTCTTATCTGCTCCACCAGAGGGAAATATTTCACGAACAT ATGTGAGTTTGCTAAAGCAGCCTGCCATGATCCGACCATTAGACCAATGCAATGCTAA
- the LOC128233801 gene encoding IQ calmodulin-binding motif-containing protein 1-like, translated as MSRGTSPARDKRIIHLAAEVAETKDRRVPSLLLRLKPILDTCPPASGDGTRIRREIWEFQLLDVLILILKQDYSVIEGQWHTASRLTAIFSQVVTGLDLSKDEMRQVEKEKLPDAVDNMFLVARRIQARYLVVPKVPSKEKERMFLLGCFKTVIEALVVIAAAYLSITAKVMSSPWLLQLMIMDNGESVIMVMDMVVKVVRANWLALKEVPHKTLFSIMDELVYKLSAETDPGLGAGAAKCVLCICEYHKPMVASLCARYRGLRPLLARWEGQGFSRDLKHLHKLLEAGNAQRAEMERNSDSAVLIQANWKGFITRKKLAKANKAFAKLHKAFRNRQRVREETLVRTKHQSEMEYRGLLNRQKIMREFREKQLHCIEILPASKVDKYLQNEEFDAATKIQKLWRGFSEREKLTGRRDNIKRIRAAVKIQRTFRTWLERIERKKGDIPIHLRPPGLTDNRRVELQKCISNHREENPTHVMTREELEVLQKKAMGMLGQYYGGIRQSRKDEHKREMLITRLDIDSELCSLAPPLDKVTQKDVEMYSTRSVPVATKARVNHMETLRNLQLPWWKKLGDEFQEAEIPEEEVLLF; from the exons ATGTCTCGCGGAACTAGTCCGGCCAGAGACAAACGAATCATCCACTTAGCGGCAGAAGTTGCTGAGACCAAGGACAGACGAGTGCCATCACTCTTACTACGGTTAAAGC CAATTCTAGACACATGTCCCCCTGCTTCTGGTGATGGTACACGAATACGGCGCGAAATTTGGGAGTTTCAGCTGCTTGATGTTCTCATCTTAATCCTGAAGCAAGACTACAGTGTCATTGAGGGACAATGGCACACTGCCTCAAGACTTACTGCCATTTTTAG CCAAGTAGTGACTGGCCTTGACCTGAGTAAAGATGAAATGCGACAGGTTGAGAAGGAAAAACTGCCAGATGCTGTTGACAACATGTTTCTGGTGGCCAGGCGCATCCAGGCTCGATACCTTGTAGTGCCAAAAGTTCCA aGCAAAGAAAAAGAGAGGATGTTTCTGCTGGGATGTTTCAAGACTGTTATAGAAGCCCTGGTTGTGATAGCAGCCGCGTATCTCTCCATCACAGCAAAAG TGATGTCATCGCCATGGTTACTCCAGCTGATGATCATGGACAATGGTGAATCTGTTATTATGGTGATGGATATGGTTGTAAAGGTCGTCAGAGCAAACTG GCTAGCACTGAAAGAAGTCCCACACAAGACGCTATTCAGCATCATGGATGAGCTGGTTTACAAACTGTCCGCCGAGACTGACCCTGGACTTGGGGC AGGAGCAGCAAAGTGTGTGCTGTGTATCTGCGAGTACCACAAGCCCATGGTTGCTTCCCTTTGTGCCCGGTACCGCGGACTACGTCCCCTGCTTGCGCGATGGGAGGGTCAAGGGTTCAGTCGCGATCTCAAGCACCTTCACAAGCTGCTGGAAGCTGGGAATGCACAGAGAGCAGAAATGGAG aGAAATTCCGACTCGGCAGTGTTGATCCAGGCCAACTGGAAGGGGTTCATCACCAGGAAGAAACTGGCCAAGGCAAACAAAGCCTTCGCTAAACTTCATAAAGCCTTCAG GAACCGCCAAAGGGTTCGGGAAGAGACCCTTGTCCGAACAAAACACCAGTCTGAGATGGAGTATCGGGGTTTGCTCAATCGGCAGAAAATTATGCGGGAATTCAGGGAAAAACAACTTCATTGCATAGAAATATTGCCTGCAT CTAAAGTTGACAAGTATCTCCAAAATGAAGAGTTTGATGCCGCCACCAAGATTCAGAAACTTTGGAGAGGATTCAGCGAGAGGGAAAAGCTTACTGGGCGACGGGATAACATAAAACGTATCCGTGCGGCCGTGAAAATTCAGCGCACATTCCGCACCTGGCTTGAGAGGATTGAGAGGAAGAAAGGAGACATTCCGATTCACCTTCGACCACCAGGGCTCACTGACAATAGGAGGGTGGAACTGCAGAAGTGTATCAGCAACCACAGAGAGGAGAATCCA aCGCATGTTATGACACGTGAGGAGTTGGAAGTTCTTCAAAAGAAGGCAATGGGAATGCTTGGACAGTACTATGGCGGAATTCGACAGAGCCGGAAGGACGAACACAAGCGAGAAATGCTCATCACCCGTCTAGATATCGACTCTGAACTGTGCTCAT TGGCGCCACCACTAGACAAAGTCACACAGAAGGATGTTGAGATGTACTCAACCCGCTCCGTTCCCGTGGCAACTAAGGCACGTGTGAACCACATGGAAACACTCCGGAACCTTCAGTTGCCATGGTGGAAAAAACTGGGAGATGAGTTCCAGGAAGCGGAAATACCAGAGGAGGAAGTGCTGCTGTTCTAA
- the LOC128234372 gene encoding uncharacterized protein LOC128234372, whose product MFLLQIVILLTSFILSSATTPSPGTSLEAQVQSLTARVIDLENKLNVEIKKRESLDLELQSKNDLTQFLINDVKALNSSMQSTKQTLNNVSAVTTKTSQDLRALQSTYAEDRASTSKTRSDLRSLTDLFYKDVGLINNTLVTILSNAVQLNSSIFAFVEQTKRTTMDYCKIQTSNAMNIAYGVNTTTNNR is encoded by the exons ATGTTCTTGCTGCAGATAGTTATACTCTTAACCTCGTTTATTCTGTCGTCTGCAACAACCCCTTCGCCTGGCACGTCATTGGAGGCACAAGTTCAAAGCCTCACCGCGAGGGTAATAGATTTGGAAAATAAGCTGAATGTCGAAATTAAAAAACGTGAGTCTTTGGATCTGGAGCTTCAATCAAAGAACGATCTGACACAGTTCCTAATCAACGACGTGAAGGCGTTGAACAGTAGCATGCAGTCGACAAAACAGACGTTGAACAACGTCAGTGCCGTCACAACGAAAACTTCCCAAGACCTTCGAGCACTGCAGTCGACGTATGCGGAGGACAGGG CCTCAACGTCGAAGACACGTTCTGACTTACGTTCTTTGACTGATCTGTTCTACAAAGACGTCGGTTTGATCAACAACACATTGGTCACAATCCTATCAAACGCCGTTCAACTCAACAGTTCTATATTTGCCTTTGTTGAACAAACAAAACGGACAACGATGGACTattgtaaaattcaaacaagcaATGCTATGAATATTGCATACGGGGTTAATACGACGACAAATAATAGGTAA